One genomic window of [Clostridium] scindens ATCC 35704 includes the following:
- the nudC gene encoding NAD(+) diphosphatase, which produces MIQDIEPHEYRNEYQPLKPDKDSIFLAYRGRTILAAMEGRQIHFPTFDEMEAYMGKQKLYEDYTYLFAIDGMRFYLGNPLGISEEDQDIDFRKIKGYEMLDTQTLREGGPKYLNFAGVTGWQLHRWYTSRRYCGRCGSPMVKDAKERMMFCPECHLMEYPKISPAVIIAVTDGNRILMSKYAGREYKKYALLAGFNEIGETIEETVKREVMEEVGLQVKNITYYKSQPWSFSDTLLMGFFCQLDGEDKITLDQEELALAQWFEREEIPVKEDDLSLTNEMMIAFKNGRK; this is translated from the coding sequence ATGATACAGGATATTGAACCACATGAATACCGGAATGAATACCAGCCGCTGAAGCCGGATAAAGACAGCATCTTCCTCGCCTACAGAGGCAGGACTATCCTGGCCGCAATGGAAGGGCGGCAGATCCATTTCCCTACATTTGACGAAATGGAAGCCTATATGGGCAAACAGAAACTATACGAAGACTATACCTATCTCTTTGCCATTGACGGCATGAGATTCTATCTGGGAAATCCGCTGGGCATCTCAGAAGAGGATCAGGATATTGATTTCAGGAAGATCAAAGGATACGAAATGCTGGATACCCAGACGCTGCGGGAGGGAGGGCCAAAGTACCTGAACTTTGCAGGAGTCACCGGGTGGCAGCTGCACAGATGGTATACTAGCAGGAGATACTGTGGAAGATGTGGAAGCCCTATGGTAAAGGACGCCAAAGAGCGGATGATGTTCTGCCCCGAGTGCCATCTGATGGAATATCCTAAGATATCGCCGGCGGTCATCATCGCCGTGACCGATGGCAACAGAATCCTGATGTCCAAGTATGCCGGGCGGGAATATAAGAAATACGCCCTTCTGGCAGGATTCAACGAGATCGGGGAGACCATAGAGGAGACGGTAAAGAGAGAAGTCATGGAAGAGGTCGGCCTTCAGGTCAAGAATATTACCTACTATAAGAGCCAGCCATGGTCTTTTTCCGACACGCTGCTCATGGGATTCTTCTGCCAGCTGGACGGAGAGGATAAGATTACGCTTGACCAAGAGGAACTTGCGCTTGCCCAGTGGTTTGAGCGGGAGGAGATTCCAGTGAAGGAGGATGACTTAAGCCTCACCAATGAGATGATGATCGCGTTCAAGAATGGCAGGAAATAA
- a CDS encoding DNA gyrase/topoisomerase IV subunit A, with the protein MQDSQIIRTEYSDVMKKSYIDYAMSVIVARALPDVRDGLKPVQRRTLYDMYELGIRYDRPYRKCARIVGDTMGKYHPHGDSSIYESLVVMAQEFKKGMILVDGHGNFGSIEGDGAAAMRYTEARLAKITQDAYLADLDKDIVDFMPNFDETEKEPEVLPVRIPNLLVNGAEGIAVGMATSIPTHNLGEVIEAVKAYMKNDDISTKQLMKYIKGPDFPTGGIVVNKDELLNIYEAGSGKIKIRGKVEVEEMKGGKNRLVITEIPYTMIGAGIGKFLNDVCALVESKKTSDIVDISNQSSKEGIRIVIELKRGADVENLTNMLYKKTRLEDTFGVNMLAVANGRPETMGLKKIIEHHVDFQFELATRKYQNLLKKEQDRKEIQEGLIKACDVIDLIIEILRGSQSVKDAKACLTNGVTENIKFKSSISKKMAAMLRFTERQATAILEMRLYKLIGLELEALMKEHEETLKNIARYEDILNNYDSMAEVIMADLDKIKKEFARKRRTAVENAEEAVYEENKIEEQEVVFLMDRFGYAKTVDTNIYERNKEAADAENKHVLSCMNTGKLCIFTNTGKMHQVKVLDLPYGKFRDKGLPIDNVSNYDSTQENIVYICDAEQMRYARLLFATKQGMIKKVEGNEFQVAKRTIAATKLQPEDELISVQVVTDNQQVVLQTKEGYFLRFPAQEVSGKKKGAIGVRGIKLRKNDELEHAYLFEEGTEAKVIFGEKEVTLNRLKVAKRDGNGTKAR; encoded by the coding sequence ATGCAGGATTCACAAATCATAAGAACCGAATACTCTGATGTGATGAAGAAGTCATACATCGACTATGCCATGAGCGTCATCGTGGCCAGGGCCCTTCCGGATGTGCGGGACGGGCTTAAGCCGGTCCAGAGGCGCACACTCTATGACATGTACGAACTGGGTATCCGGTATGACAGGCCCTATAGAAAATGCGCCCGTATCGTGGGGGATACCATGGGTAAATACCACCCCCACGGAGACAGTTCCATCTATGAATCCCTGGTTGTCATGGCCCAGGAATTCAAAAAAGGAATGATCCTTGTGGACGGGCACGGAAACTTCGGGTCCATAGAAGGGGACGGCGCTGCAGCCATGCGTTATACAGAGGCGCGCCTGGCCAAGATCACCCAGGACGCATATCTTGCCGATCTGGACAAGGACATTGTGGACTTTATGCCCAACTTTGACGAGACGGAGAAGGAGCCGGAGGTGCTTCCAGTGAGGATTCCCAATCTTCTGGTCAATGGAGCGGAAGGGATTGCAGTCGGAATGGCGACCAGCATCCCCACCCACAATTTGGGAGAGGTGATCGAGGCGGTCAAAGCCTATATGAAGAATGACGATATCAGCACGAAGCAGCTGATGAAATATATCAAGGGACCAGACTTCCCCACAGGGGGAATCGTGGTCAACAAGGACGAATTGCTGAATATCTACGAAGCAGGCAGCGGAAAGATCAAGATCCGCGGCAAAGTAGAGGTCGAGGAGATGAAAGGCGGCAAGAACCGCCTGGTCATCACAGAGATCCCATATACCATGATCGGCGCGGGCATCGGCAAGTTCCTCAACGACGTCTGCGCTCTGGTGGAGAGCAAGAAGACCAGCGACATCGTGGACATATCCAACCAGTCATCCAAAGAGGGCATCCGCATCGTCATCGAACTGAAGCGGGGCGCGGATGTAGAGAATCTGACCAACATGCTCTATAAGAAGACCCGCCTGGAAGACACCTTTGGCGTTAATATGCTGGCGGTTGCAAACGGGCGGCCGGAGACGATGGGGCTTAAGAAGATTATCGAGCACCACGTGGACTTCCAGTTCGAGCTGGCTACCAGGAAATACCAGAATCTTCTGAAAAAGGAGCAGGACAGAAAAGAGATCCAGGAAGGGCTGATCAAGGCCTGCGATGTGATTGACCTGATCATCGAGATCTTAAGGGGAAGCCAGTCCGTAAAAGATGCCAAAGCCTGCCTGACCAACGGGGTGACGGAGAATATCAAGTTCAAGTCCAGCATATCAAAGAAGATGGCAGCCATGCTGCGCTTTACAGAGAGACAGGCCACGGCGATCCTGGAGATGCGCTTATATAAATTGATCGGCCTGGAATTGGAAGCCCTAATGAAAGAGCATGAAGAGACGCTTAAGAACATCGCCAGGTATGAAGATATCCTGAACAACTATGATTCTATGGCGGAAGTCATCATGGCGGATCTGGACAAGATTAAAAAAGAATTCGCCAGAAAGAGGCGCACAGCCGTTGAGAATGCCGAAGAGGCGGTTTATGAGGAAAATAAGATCGAGGAGCAGGAAGTCGTATTCCTGATGGACCGATTTGGCTATGCCAAGACGGTAGATACGAATATCTACGAGCGGAACAAAGAAGCCGCGGATGCGGAGAACAAGCATGTGCTTTCCTGCATGAACACAGGGAAACTGTGCATCTTTACAAATACTGGGAAGATGCATCAAGTCAAGGTGCTGGATCTGCCTTATGGAAAGTTCAGGGACAAGGGGCTTCCCATCGATAATGTAAGCAATTACGACAGCACCCAGGAAAACATCGTCTATATCTGCGACGCGGAACAGATGCGCTACGCAAGGCTGCTTTTTGCGACGAAGCAGGGGATGATTAAAAAAGTAGAAGGAAATGAATTCCAGGTGGCTAAGCGCACCATCGCGGCCACTAAGCTTCAGCCGGAGGACGAGCTGATCAGCGTGCAGGTGGTCACCGACAACCAGCAGGTCGTCCTGCAGACCAAAGAGGGCTATTTCCTCCGCTTCCCGGCACAAGAAGTGTCCGGGAAGAAGAAGGGAGCCATCGGCGTCAGAGGGATCAAACTGAGGAAGAATGATGAATTGGAACATGCGTACCTGTTTGAGGAAGGTACGGAGGCCAAGGTCATCTTTGGCGAAAAAGAAGTGACGCTTAACCGTCTGAAAGTGGCAAAAAGAGACGGGAACGGCACAAAGGCCAGATAA
- a CDS encoding DNA gyrase/topoisomerase IV subunit B has product MAKKNTYDADSISILEGLEAVRKRPGMYIGSVSTKGLNHLIYEMVDNAVDEHLAGYCSEIRVTLEKDGSATISDNGRGVPVDLHATGVSAERVVYTTLHAGGKFDDSAYKTSGGLHGVGSSVVNALSTYMDVEVSRDGYIHHDRYERGKPVIELEDGLLPTIGKTRKTGTKVNFLPDDTIFEKTRFRAEEVKSRMHETAYLNPDLTIIFEDRRGSETEHIVYHEPEGILGFIEDLNSKKEAVHEPVYFKGESDGIEVEVAFQYVNEFHENVLGFCNNIYNAEGGTHLTGFKTTFTTVINQYSRELGILKEKDANFTGADIRNGMTAIISIKHPDPRFEGQTKTKLDNPDAAKACSKVTNDEIIRYFDRNLDNLKKVISCAEKAAKIRKTEERAKTNLLTKQKYSFDSNGKLANCESKDAGKCEIFIVEGDSAGGSAKTARDRMYQAILPIRGKILNVEKASIDKVLANAEIKTMINAFGCGFSEGYGNDFDITKLRYDKIIIMADADVDGAHISTLLLTLFYRFMPELIYEGHVYIAMPPLYKAMPKKGEEEYLYDDKALERYRKTHDGPFTLQRYKGLGEMDAQQLWETTLNPETRMLKLVEIEDARMASGVTEMLMGSEVPPRRTFIYENATEAELDI; this is encoded by the coding sequence ATGGCTAAGAAAAATACATACGATGCAGACAGTATTTCCATACTGGAAGGACTGGAAGCGGTACGGAAAAGGCCGGGAATGTATATAGGAAGCGTTTCCACCAAAGGATTGAACCATCTGATCTACGAGATGGTGGACAATGCGGTGGACGAGCATCTCGCAGGCTACTGCAGCGAGATCAGGGTGACACTTGAAAAGGATGGATCGGCCACCATCTCGGATAACGGGCGCGGCGTTCCGGTAGATCTTCACGCAACCGGAGTTTCCGCAGAGCGCGTGGTATATACGACGCTTCATGCCGGAGGTAAATTCGATGATTCGGCTTATAAGACCAGCGGAGGGCTTCACGGTGTCGGATCTTCCGTAGTCAACGCGCTGTCAACGTATATGGATGTGGAGGTCAGTCGTGACGGCTATATCCATCATGACAGGTATGAGAGGGGAAAGCCGGTGATCGAACTGGAGGACGGACTGCTCCCCACCATAGGCAAGACCCGTAAGACAGGGACGAAGGTAAACTTTCTTCCGGATGATACCATATTTGAGAAGACCAGGTTCCGGGCCGAAGAAGTCAAAAGCCGCATGCATGAGACCGCATATCTGAATCCGGACCTTACGATTATATTCGAGGACAGGCGGGGCAGCGAGACGGAGCATATCGTATATCATGAGCCGGAGGGAATCTTAGGATTCATAGAAGACCTCAATTCCAAGAAGGAAGCCGTCCACGAACCCGTATATTTCAAAGGCGAGTCCGATGGCATCGAAGTGGAAGTGGCGTTCCAGTATGTCAATGAATTCCATGAAAATGTCCTGGGATTCTGTAACAATATCTATAACGCGGAAGGCGGAACCCATCTGACCGGGTTCAAGACTACCTTTACCACAGTCATTAACCAGTATTCCAGGGAACTGGGGATCTTGAAGGAGAAGGATGCGAACTTCACAGGCGCGGACATCCGAAACGGTATGACGGCGATCATCTCCATCAAACATCCAGACCCCAGATTTGAAGGACAGACGAAGACGAAATTGGACAACCCTGACGCGGCAAAAGCGTGCAGCAAGGTGACCAATGATGAGATCATCCGCTATTTTGACCGGAATCTGGATAATCTGAAGAAGGTGATCAGCTGCGCGGAGAAGGCGGCGAAGATCCGCAAGACGGAAGAGAGGGCCAAGACTAATCTTCTAACAAAGCAAAAGTATTCTTTTGACAGTAACGGGAAACTGGCAAATTGCGAGAGCAAGGATGCCGGGAAGTGCGAGATATTCATCGTGGAGGGAGACTCGGCCGGAGGCTCTGCTAAGACGGCCAGAGACAGGATGTACCAGGCAATCCTGCCGATCCGGGGAAAAATCTTAAATGTAGAAAAGGCCAGCATAGACAAGGTTCTGGCTAACGCGGAGATCAAAACGATGATCAATGCCTTTGGCTGCGGCTTTTCCGAAGGATATGGCAATGATTTCGATATTACGAAGTTGCGCTATGACAAGATCATCATCATGGCCGATGCGGATGTGGACGGCGCGCATATCTCTACGCTGCTTTTGACTTTGTTCTATCGATTTATGCCGGAACTGATCTATGAAGGACATGTGTATATAGCCATGCCTCCTCTGTATAAGGCTATGCCGAAGAAGGGAGAGGAAGAGTATCTCTATGACGACAAGGCACTGGAGCGATACCGTAAGACCCACGATGGCCCATTCACCCTCCAGAGATATAAGGGACTTGGAGAGATGGACGCGCAGCAGCTCTGGGAGACCACTTTGAATCCGGAGACCAGGATGCTCAAACTGGTGGAAATCGAGGACGCCAGGATGGCATCCGGCGTAACAGAGATGCTGATGGGGAGCGAGGTTCCCCCAAGAAGGACATTTATCTATGAAAATGCTACGGAAGCAGAACTGGATATATAG
- a CDS encoding stage II sporulation protein P has product MGQKQRISRIMIAAIAGILVLYAFMQVSLHPVKKVQDGINRFLMEKSEETYLTGFAYLEGGKEASFSEWVTESAMKLVPLGTYVEGKASVHADVEDEETYAMILAQQANDENAVDENGQLVGGDDKEEEVAQTSGTPIDTSMENLKNFEYLVGNFYTIDGNTMADGDLLNAENLMGKNLKIDQASGGPKVLIYHTHSQEAFADSTEGDASTTIMGMGAYLSDLLNNTYGIETLHHEGVYDLVDGKLDRSMAYQLAEPQIQNILAENPSIEVVIDLHRDGVAEGTHLVTEINGRPTAQIMFFNGLSRTKANGNISYLANPYIEDNLAFSLQMQIAAANKYPGFTRHIYLRAYRYNMHLKPKTLLIEAGAQTNTVEEMRNAMEVLADTLDHVLTK; this is encoded by the coding sequence GTGGGACAAAAACAGCGGATCAGCCGTATCATGATAGCGGCCATCGCAGGAATCCTGGTTCTGTATGCGTTTATGCAGGTATCCCTGCATCCGGTAAAGAAGGTGCAGGATGGAATCAACCGTTTCCTGATGGAGAAGTCAGAAGAAACGTATCTGACCGGGTTCGCCTATCTGGAAGGCGGCAAAGAGGCATCCTTTTCAGAATGGGTGACAGAAAGCGCTATGAAACTGGTGCCTCTTGGAACCTATGTGGAGGGCAAGGCATCCGTCCATGCGGATGTGGAAGATGAGGAGACGTACGCGATGATTCTGGCCCAACAGGCCAATGATGAAAATGCGGTGGATGAAAACGGGCAGCTGGTGGGAGGCGATGACAAGGAAGAGGAAGTCGCACAGACATCCGGAACGCCAATTGATACCTCCATGGAAAATCTGAAAAATTTTGAATACCTGGTAGGAAACTTCTATACGATAGATGGAAATACGATGGCAGACGGGGATCTGCTCAATGCAGAGAATCTAATGGGAAAAAACCTGAAGATCGACCAGGCTTCAGGAGGTCCGAAGGTGCTGATCTACCATACGCATTCCCAGGAGGCGTTTGCGGATTCGACAGAGGGCGACGCCAGCACCACCATCATGGGGATGGGCGCCTATCTCTCAGACCTGTTAAATAATACATACGGGATCGAGACCTTGCACCACGAAGGAGTGTATGACCTGGTGGACGGAAAACTTGACCGAAGCATGGCATACCAGCTGGCGGAGCCGCAGATCCAGAATATTCTTGCCGAGAATCCCAGCATCGAGGTGGTCATCGACCTTCACCGGGACGGCGTGGCAGAAGGGACTCATCTGGTGACGGAGATCAACGGCAGGCCTACGGCGCAGATCATGTTCTTTAATGGGCTTAGCCGTACCAAGGCCAATGGCAATATAAGTTATCTGGCCAATCCATACATAGAGGATAACCTGGCATTCTCTTTGCAGATGCAGATTGCGGCAGCCAATAAGTATCCGGGATTTACCCGGCATATCTATCTGAGAGCCTACCGCTATAACATGCATTTAAAGCCGAAGACTCTGCTGATAGAGGCTGGAGCCCAGACGAATACGGTGGAGGAAATGCGCAATGCCATGGAAGTGCTGGCAGATACACTAGATCATGTACTTACAAAATAA
- the gpr gene encoding GPR endopeptidase: MIEKYSIRTDLALEQKERFESDNVEVQGVVLEEDYDEEREIKVTTVKIETENGAKTMGKPVGTYITMEAPNMAVPDEDYHQEISNELAKFLERFIKSDKEEYSVLVVGLGNRKVTPDALGPYVVDNLNITRHIIREYGRYAMGEDAVNLISAIVPGVMGQTGMETVEIIKGIVKETKPDIIIAIDALAARSSRRLNRTIQIADTGINPGSGVGNHRNAITKETVGVPVIAIGVPTVVDAATIVNDTMENLIAALESSETLRGVGVVMQGYNAAEKYELVKELISPHLNGLFVTPKDIDETVKRISFTISEALNLLFSKGHAHIKENSVI; the protein is encoded by the coding sequence ATGATTGAGAAGTATAGCATCAGAACAGACCTGGCTCTCGAGCAGAAAGAGAGATTCGAGTCGGACAATGTAGAAGTACAAGGCGTCGTGCTGGAAGAAGATTACGACGAGGAGAGGGAGATCAAGGTGACCACTGTAAAGATCGAGACAGAGAATGGCGCTAAGACGATGGGAAAGCCGGTCGGCACGTACATCACCATGGAGGCGCCGAACATGGCGGTGCCGGATGAAGACTATCACCAGGAGATATCAAACGAGCTGGCAAAATTCCTGGAGCGGTTCATAAAAAGCGACAAGGAAGAATATTCCGTGCTTGTGGTGGGGCTTGGCAACCGGAAAGTGACCCCGGACGCTCTTGGGCCGTACGTGGTGGATAATCTTAATATTACCCGGCACATCATCAGAGAATATGGCAGATATGCCATGGGAGAAGATGCAGTCAACTTAATCAGCGCTATCGTCCCCGGAGTCATGGGGCAGACAGGCATGGAGACGGTAGAGATCATCAAGGGCATCGTCAAAGAGACGAAGCCGGACATCATCATTGCCATTGACGCGCTTGCGGCCAGAAGTTCCAGAAGACTAAACCGTACCATCCAGATTGCGGATACCGGCATCAATCCTGGATCAGGCGTAGGCAATCACCGCAATGCCATCACTAAAGAAACGGTAGGCGTCCCGGTCATTGCAATCGGCGTTCCCACGGTCGTAGATGCAGCTACGATCGTCAACGATACCATGGAGAATCTGATAGCCGCACTGGAAAGTTCAGAGACCTTAAGAGGGGTGGGCGTGGTCATGCAGGGCTATAATGCGGCGGAAAAGTATGAACTGGTCAAAGAACTGATATCACCGCACCTAAACGGCCTGTTCGTAACGCCAAAGGACATCGACGAGACGGTAAAGCGCATCAGCTTCACCATATCCGAGGCATTGAATCTGCTGTTTTCCAAAGGACATGCACATATTAAGGAAAATAGCGTCATATAG
- the rpsT gene encoding 30S ribosomal protein S20: protein MANIKSAKKRILVNETKAARNKAIKSKVKTCVKKVETAIANKDAEAAKAALKVAIVEINKAGSKGVYHKNTCSRKISRLTKAVNGIA, encoded by the coding sequence TTGGCTAATATCAAATCTGCAAAGAAAAGAATTTTAGTAAACGAAACAAAAGCTGCTAGAAACAAAGCAATCAAATCTAAGGTAAAAACTTGCGTAAAGAAAGTTGAAACAGCTATCGCAAACAAAGATGCTGAAGCTGCTAAAGCAGCATTAAAAGTTGCTATCGTTGAAATCAACAAAGCAGGAAGCAAGGGTGTTTATCACAAAAACACATGCTCTAGAAAGATTTCCCGTTTAACAAAAGCCGTTAACGGAATTGCTTAA
- a CDS encoding phosphoribosyltransferase — protein MDKTMEGFEDLRSNKNPKARIKVMKGHFATSNSHLNTYIDMSTVKTRHHNSREAARVLANEYLNNTYVNTIVCLDETEVIGTFLAEELADTSRLSLSADNNISVITPEYNTLGQIMFRDNKQRMIENQQVLILAASVTTGKTISKAIESILYYGGTVCGVSAIFSAVTKVAGMEIKTIFTSKDIPDYRAYEPSDCPMCKAGQRVEAIVNSFGYSKL, from the coding sequence ATGGACAAGACAATGGAAGGGTTCGAAGACCTACGCTCTAATAAGAACCCGAAAGCGCGCATCAAGGTAATGAAAGGGCATTTCGCTACAAGCAATTCGCATCTGAATACTTATATCGATATGTCTACGGTCAAGACCAGGCATCACAATTCCAGGGAGGCAGCCAGAGTGCTGGCCAATGAGTATCTGAACAATACTTATGTGAACACGATCGTGTGTCTGGATGAGACGGAAGTGATCGGAACATTTCTGGCAGAGGAACTGGCAGACACCAGCAGGCTGTCACTCAGCGCCGACAATAATATCTCCGTCATAACGCCGGAGTACAACACTCTGGGACAGATCATGTTCCGGGATAACAAGCAGCGCATGATCGAAAATCAGCAGGTATTGATTCTTGCCGCTTCCGTCACTACAGGCAAGACGATTAGTAAAGCCATAGAGTCCATCCTATACTATGGAGGAACTGTGTGCGGAGTCAGCGCCATCTTCAGCGCCGTTACTAAGGTGGCAGGCATGGAGATTAAGACCATATTCACCAGCAAGGACATTCCGGATTACAGGGCCTATGAACCCAGCGACTGCCCGATGTGCAAGGCAGGCCAGAGAGTAGAGGCGATCGTCAACAGTTTTGGATATTCCAAGCTGTAG
- a CDS encoding phosphoribosyltransferase, whose protein sequence is MDVNLRDLRSVRNPKVRIKIMQGHFARSHSHVNTYIDISTIKSRCDHAREAARMLTEPYLSSAEVDTIVCLDGMEVVGAFMAELLAAPGSVSVNRGKNISIVAPESNQLGQMMFRDNTKRMVGGQNVLILAGSLNTGKTMLQAIDTILYYGGNVNGVCSIFSAASKVAGLDIHAAFTTADIPDYQVYPSHACPLCKAGVKVDAIVNSYGYSEL, encoded by the coding sequence ATGGACGTGAATTTACGTGATCTTCGGTCAGTCAGGAATCCAAAGGTGCGCATCAAGATCATGCAAGGGCATTTCGCGAGGAGCCATTCCCATGTGAATACCTACATTGATATCTCCACCATCAAATCCAGGTGCGATCATGCCAGGGAAGCGGCCAGGATGCTGACGGAGCCATATCTGTCATCGGCGGAAGTGGATACCATCGTATGCCTGGACGGCATGGAAGTGGTGGGAGCCTTTATGGCGGAACTGCTTGCCGCGCCGGGGTCCGTGTCGGTAAACCGGGGGAAGAATATCTCTATTGTAGCACCCGAATCAAACCAGCTGGGACAGATGATGTTCCGGGACAATACCAAGCGCATGGTTGGTGGACAGAACGTGCTGATTCTGGCGGGCTCGTTAAATACCGGAAAGACGATGCTTCAGGCAATTGATACCATCCTTTATTACGGCGGGAATGTGAACGGCGTATGCTCGATATTCAGCGCAGCATCAAAAGTTGCAGGACTGGATATCCATGCGGCCTTTACTACGGCGGATATCCCGGATTACCAGGTATACCCAAGCCATGCCTGCCCGCTGTGCAAAGCAGGAGTAAAGGTGGATGCCATCGTCAATAGTTACGGATATTCCGAACTATAG
- the ilvC gene encoding ketol-acid reductoisomerase — protein sequence MAARIYYQEDCNLSLLEGKTIAIIGYGSQGHAHALNLKESGCNVIIGLYEGSKSWAKAEAQGLKVYTAAEAAKQADIIMILINDEKQAVMYKKDIEPNLEEGNMLMFAHGFAIHFGQIVPPANVDVTMIAPKAPGHTVRSEYQAGKGTPCLVAVEQDYTGKALDKALAYALGIGGARAGVLETTFRTETETDLFGEQAVLCGGVCALMQAGFDTLVEAGYDPRNAYFECVHEMKLIVDLIYESGFEGMRYSVSNTAEYGDYITGPKIITDETKKAMKKILADIQDGSFAKEFLLDMSQAGGQAHFRAMRKLATEHPSEKVGKEVRSLYSWSDSEKLINN from the coding sequence ATGGCAGCAAGAATTTATTATCAGGAAGATTGTAACTTATCATTACTGGAAGGTAAGACAATCGCAATTATCGGCTACGGAAGCCAGGGACATGCGCATGCGCTCAACTTAAAGGAATCCGGATGCAACGTTATCATCGGCCTTTACGAAGGAAGCAAGTCCTGGGCTAAGGCAGAGGCGCAGGGACTGAAGGTGTACACCGCAGCCGAGGCGGCAAAGCAGGCAGACATCATCATGATCCTGATCAACGATGAAAAGCAGGCGGTAATGTACAAAAAAGACATCGAGCCAAACCTGGAAGAAGGCAATATGCTGATGTTCGCGCATGGCTTCGCAATCCACTTCGGACAGATCGTTCCGCCGGCAAATGTGGATGTTACAATGATCGCTCCAAAGGCTCCGGGACACACGGTAAGAAGCGAATACCAGGCTGGAAAAGGAACTCCTTGCCTTGTTGCGGTAGAGCAGGATTATACAGGAAAAGCGCTTGATAAGGCGCTTGCATATGCGCTTGGAATCGGCGGAGCAAGAGCCGGCGTTCTTGAGACTACATTCAGGACAGAGACAGAGACAGACCTTTTCGGCGAACAGGCAGTACTTTGCGGCGGCGTTTGCGCATTGATGCAGGCAGGCTTCGATACATTGGTAGAAGCAGGATATGACCCGAGAAATGCTTACTTCGAGTGCGTTCACGAGATGAAGCTGATCGTTGACCTGATCTATGAGTCCGGATTTGAAGGAATGAGATACTCTGTCTCCAATACGGCGGAATATGGCGATTATATCACAGGACCAAAGATTATCACAGATGAGACAAAGAAGGCAATGAAGAAGATACTTGCAGACATCCAGGATGGCTCATTCGCAAAAGAGTTCTTATTGGATATGTCACAGGCAGGCGGACAGGCGCACTTCAGAGCTATGAGAAAGTTGGCTACAGAGCATCCGTCAGAAAAAGTTGGCAAGGAAGTCAGAAGCCTTTACAGCTGGAGCGACTCCGAGAAGCTGATCAACAACTAG
- the ilvN gene encoding acetolactate synthase small subunit — protein sequence MQRVYSLIVDNNPGVLSRIAGLFSRRGYSIDSITAGVTADPRFTRITIVASGDELILSQIEKQVRKLEDIIKIKVLKPSESVYRELIMVKIRANAAQRSEIISIADIFRAKIVDVEKESLMVELTGIQSKLDAFLNLLDGYEILELARTGITGLSRGIKDVTYID from the coding sequence ATGCAAAGAGTTTATTCATTAATCGTCGACAATAATCCCGGCGTCTTAAGCCGTATCGCAGGACTGTTCAGCAGGCGCGGATACAGTATTGACAGTATCACGGCGGGCGTGACGGCAGATCCGAGATTTACAAGGATTACCATTGTTGCAAGCGGAGATGAGTTGATCTTGTCCCAGATTGAAAAACAGGTAAGGAAACTGGAAGATATCATCAAGATCAAGGTGCTTAAGCCAAGCGAGTCTGTCTACAGGGAACTGATCATGGTCAAGATCCGTGCCAATGCGGCCCAGAGATCAGAGATCATCTCTATCGCGGACATATTCCGGGCTAAGATCGTAGATGTGGAGAAGGAGTCTTTGATGGTAGAGCTTACCGGCATCCAGTCTAAGCTGGACGCTTTTTTAAATCTTCTGGACGGCTATGAGATCCTGGAACTTGCCAGGACGGGAATTACCGGGCTTTCCCGGGGAATCAAGGATGTTACATACATTGACTAG